The segment GCATAGAACCGATTTCGGCTGCAATACCGGAACCCACTCGCGCCCCGACCATTATGGAAGTCAAAACAGGGCCGAGTTCCCTGACAATGGATAATGAAACGACACTGCCAACGTAGATCTCTGCACCATACATACTCAAACCATAGATCGTTTGAAGAGCCATCACCATCCCTGTAAAAAGCGCAATAAGATCGACTAATAAAAGTGAACTTGATCCAAAATTATCAATTTCACGAAGCAGAAGCCTTATGTTGTATGGCGGCAGAAAAATGCCTGTTATCCCCTTTGTGGCCAGTAAGGTTACCTGGCCTACTGAAATAAGGCATTTTTTGACAAAATCATCAATAGCTAATAAAACATTCATTTCTTACGGTTTTCTCATAAAATTCATTTTTCAGTAATGTATTTTCAAGTTCCAGCACAGTATTAAAGGCTGAAATGATCTGTTTAATTGAGTTTATAAATAATTTCAGACGATAAAAAGTTGAGATACTTTACTCCGTTCAGCATAACCACAAAACCGCTTTCTTCGGCTTTGCTCATGGTAAGCCTTTGCTTTATGTCAATCTGCGTGAAGCTAAGTACTCATGTATACTGTATCAGATTTTGATACAATGTATGAGAATTTTTACAAACCATGCTTAAAGAAAAAAATCCTTAAGTTACATAAGTTTAAATGTTTTTATCATATTCAGAAAATCGTCATGTAAATAATGAAAAAACTCAGGAGAAACCCAGTACACGAGATCATAAACCTTTTTGTCTGTTTTTATTATGAAGGAATCGATTTTCAACGTGAAGTTGTCTATTTCGCCAGTGAGAATAGTGCGTATAGCCTGATAGTCGTTTATGAGTACTGGTTCCCTTGCTACTATTCTCTTATTTTGCATGCCAATGAAAAGCCTGTTTGCGAATAATTCAAGGGAAGATTTTTTATTTTCTCTGTCAGTAGAAATAATAGCTATTGATGCGTTATACTGTTTATTCCACAAAGTAATATCTTCTTTGTGTAATCTTATAGGTTCCCATCTGTCGTTTGGAACGTGAATAGCGTAATTTCCGTGGGAAGGAGAAAAAATTCCATCTCTGATTTGTGTCGTGGCACAACCAGTGGCAACAAAAAGACATGCCACGCTTAACCAGAAGAATATGAATTTATGAAAAATAAACAATATTGCATTGTTTTTCATTAATTTTTTTACCTTGAGATAGCAACGGGCTTGCTGAATCAGCAGAGTTCATGTCCTTATATATGTTGTTGTGTAATCTGTCAAGACTTTTTCCGGAAAAGAATGTATCTCTATTTTCCATAACAGTGCTTGACATCATGTAGTTCTTGATTTAACATGGTATCATTATGATCTCAGTAGATTCTGCCATAAAGATCGTTGCTGACATTGCAGAGCCACTAGCGCCCAAAGTGATATTTTTCGAAAATGCCTTGGGATTGTGTCTTGCCTGTGATGTACGGTCGGACATCGATATGCCACCCTTTAATCGTTCTGCAATGGATGGTTATGCAGTTATTGCAGAAGATACCTTCGCCGTTCCTGTTGAATTAACGGTTATTGAAGATATTGCTGCTGGTTACCTGCCGTCAAAAAAGATATCCTCCGGGCAGGCTGCGAAAATTATGACGGGGGCGGCCGTACCGGAAGGGGCAGACGCTGTCGTTAAGTTTGAAGAGACGGAAGACGTTTCGGTAAATAACCGTGTAAAGATTCTTAAGCCTGTCAGGAAAGGGCTGAATATTTCAGAAAAAGGGGAAGATATTCAGATTGGCCAAACGGTACTTCACAAAGGCATGCTTATCAGACCCCAGGAAATCGGTATCCTTGCCACCGTGGGCAAAGCTTACGTTGAGGTATTTCCCGCACCATCGGTAGGCGTTGCTTCTACCGGTTCTGAATTAGTAGGTGTTGAATCAAAACCTTCCGTTGCGCAGATCAGAAATAGTAACGGATTTTCTCTGACTGCACAGGCAAGGTGCATGAAAGCAGATGTTGAGTTGCTGGGTATTGCAAGGGATACAAAGGAGGAAATCGCCGGCATTATCCGCAGGGGGTTACAAAAGGACATTTTGATTCTTTCCGGCGGTGTGTCAATGGGTGAGTACGACCTTGTAGGGGAGGTAATGAAGGACCTGGGTACTGAGGTTTATTTCGAAAAAGTTGCATTGAGACCCGGAAAACCGGTTATCTTTGGCAGGAAGGATAAGACCCTGATTTTTGCCTTGCCGGGAAATCCTGTCGCCTCTTTTGTTACCTTTGAATTGTTTATTTATCCCGCTATCCGGAAAATGATGGGATTCACCACACTCCAGAGGTCTGTAATAAAAGCAGTACTGGAAACAGAGATCATAGTAAAAAGAAAACGTAGGGAATACCGGCCTGCATTTCTCCGTATGGAGGATAATACATGGTTCGTTTCTCCCGTTGAGTGGCACGGATCAGCGGATCTGCTTGCCACTACCAGAGCGAATTGTCTGCTTATTGTCAAAGAAGATGCAGAAAAACTTGCAGAGGGACAGTTCGTTGATGTTGTTGTTTTAGATTCATGAAAAGTAATATAAAAATTCATTACAACTATTATGAAAATTTCAAATCTTGCATAAAATAAATATTTTAAAAATCTGCACCCTTTCTTTTTTAACATTCCTCCTTTTCTATCTTTCTTTTCCTCCGGCAGATTTGGGCTATCTTGCCTGGATTGCCTTCGTTCCCTGGTTTATCCTTATCGTGACGGAGAAGAAATTTGTATATCTTAATGCATTGCTTATCGGCCTGGTATTCTTCTTTGTTCACCTCTCCTGGCTACGTCATGTTACCTATGCGGCATGGTTTTTACTGAGTTTATACTGCTCTGTTTATTTTCTTCTTTTTATGCTTTGTGTCCGGCCGGTTATTTTCAAACTCAAATGGCCACTTTCTCTCGCAGCTCCTTGCACATGGGTTGCTCTGGAATTCATTCGATCCTTTTTCCTTTCAGGGTTTCCATGGTTTTTTGTAGGGCATACCCAGTATCGGTTTCTTCCGGTAATCCAGATTTCTGATATTACCGGTGTTTACGGTATCTCATTCATTATTATTATGGTCAATGCATCTCTTGCGGATTTCATCCTGCGTTTTGCGGATTATAGTGGAAAGGCTGCTTCTGGTTTAGTTCAAATGTCCCTTGATGCCTCTATGAAAAAAAGTCGGTTTTGGTGGCTAAGACATATACAGAAAGAGTGGTTTTTTGCTGACCGGTATGCTCCGTGCTTATTCCCGGGGCGACCCTCTCTTTTTTTCAGTATGGCCGGTATTTTCCCTGTATTGTTGCTGGCAGCCATGTTATTCTATGGGCATTCCTGGCTCAGGGGATATATACCAGAAGAAGGGCCTCTGCTCGGCATGGTGCAGGGGAATATTCCGCAGGACATAAAACACCATCCCAGCGAAGAATACCAGCTTGGCGTTCTTAAGAAACATTATGATTTATCGATGAGCGCCAGGGGTGAACCGCTTGACCTTCTGGTATGGCCCGAAACGATGGTACCGGGTATACTGAATATTGGTGATGAATTTACCGCAAAAAAGATCGACATACTGTCACAACTTACGGCAGTACAATTGGCGAGCGATCTGAACACAAACCTGGTCCTGGGTGCTATTGCTATAGAATTGGATGGAGAAGAGTCGATATATTTGAATAGCGCTTTTTACTATGATAGGAAAGGGCAATTAATAGACCGTTATGACAAAATCCACCTTGTGCCATTTGGAGAGTTTACCCCGCTGAAAGAATACTTCCCGTTTCTTACCGGAATAGTGCCATATGAGGTTGGATTAACCCATGGTAAAAAGCGTATTTTGTTCCATCTGGACACCCTGAAAGAGGAACGTTTTACTTTTGGTGTGTCTATTTGCTATGAGGACACGGTGCCGCCTTTGATAAGAAAATTCAGGAAGGATGGGGCTGATTTTATGTTAAATATTACAAATGACGGCTGGTTCCGTGATAGCGCAGAGCTTGATCAACATCTTGCCATTATGGTCTTCAGGGCGGTTGAGAACCGCTTTTGTATGGTACGTGCAGCAAATACAGGCATATCGTCTTTCGTTTCTCCTGATGGTGCAATTTATGCGAAATTAACAGATCCTGACGGAAAATACCGGGAAATCAGTGGAGTCCTTATTGACCGTATAAGATTTATGAAAAAATACCATACCTTTTATACAAATTATGGTGATTGCTTTTCGCTTCTGTGTATGGCAGCATTGGGTGGAATGCTTTGTACGGTTTTTTTAAAAAGACTTTACCCTTGACTTTTCATAAACAGTAACCGTATAATCTGACATCTGCATCTAACATAACAAACTGGCGCTATTTATATACATTAATTCTAATTCTGCTTTCTCCAATAATGCATCCACTGGATTTTATCTTAGGCTTCGTTTCAACAGATATGGGGATTGACCTTGGTACCGCAAACACCCTTGTTTGCATACCTGGTCACGGGATTGTATTATCTGAACCTTCTGTTGTGGCAGTAAAGCCGGGAACAAATGTCGTCCTTCTCAATGGCAATGCGGTTGGAAGCGTTGCAAAGTCAATGTTGGAGAAGGCGCCGAGCAGTATTGCGGTTATTCGTCCTTTGAAAAATGGCGTCATTGCTGATTTCGATATCACGGAAGCCTTGCTTAAGTATTTTATTAAAAAGGTACATAAGCGGAGATGGGGTGTTCGCCCGAGAATTTTGATTGCAATACCTTCCGGTATTACTGCAGTAGAAAAACGTGCGGTAGTGAATTCTGCGGAACGGGCAGGCGCAAGGGAGGTGTATCTGATTTCGGAGCCAAAGGCAGCAGCAATCGGTGTTGGTCTTCCTGTGGCTGAACCAGTAGCTAGCATGATTGTAGATATTGGGGGAGGAACTACAGAAGTAGCTGTTATTTCACTTGGTGATATATTTACCCATGAGAGCGTCAGGGTTGCCGGAGATGAATTTGATGAGACAATAGTTCAGTATGTACGGAAAACTTATAATCTGGAAATTGGACACCGTACTGCAGAACAAATAAAGATACACATTGGCTCTGCATATCCATTAGATGAGGAACTGACAATGGAGGTCAGGGGGCGCGATACGATTGCAGGCCTGCCAAGGGCTACCACCGTTACCTCGGAAGAAATCAGGGAAGCGTTAAAAGATCCCATCGGTAAGATTGTGCTTGCCGTGAAATCAACCCTGGAAAGAACGGCGCCGGAATTAGCCTCCGATTTAATAACAAATGGATTAGTATTGGTAGGCGGAGGGGCTTTAATCAGAGGCCTGGACAAATTACTCTCGGAAGATACTGGCCTGCCGGTACAAATCGGCAACGATCCCCTGACTGCCGTTGCGAGAGGAACCGGTTATCTCCTTGAACACCTCGATTTATATAAATCTGTTTTGCAGGATGAAGATATCCACACCTAATCTTAGTCGTTTTATAAAAACCCCCCTTACCGCGATACTTATCTTTTTAGCAACGTCTCTTTTGATGCTGTTTTTGCCTCCCCGGATTTCAAATCGTATTAAAATGACCTGTGTAGTACCAATAAGACCTTTACAATCGGCGGCAGTTATTGGCAGCAATACTGCTGCTAATTTCTTACATAAGGTTCTTTCCGCCTGGTACGATGAACAAAAGAAAGAACGGCTGGAGGAAAAAGTCTCTGAGATGAAAAACAAGATTATTGAACAGCAGGATATAATATATAAATTACAAAACAAATTAAATGCTCTTTCAAAATTTCAGGCAAAGGTTAGCAATGCAGTCCTGGTGCCGGCAGATATTATTGGGTATGATTCCTCGAACTTCAGGAAAAGCATAACGATCAACGCTGGTTCTAGGCATGGTGTGAGGGTTAACAACAGTGTTGTATCAAATAATGCCCTTATCGGAAGGATTGCTGTGGTGAACGCTGGGAATAGTATTGTTCTGCTTATTACAGATCCTGCTTCACGTATACCCGGAAGGGTTCTTCAGACCAGGGAGCAGGTAATTGTTGAAGGGAACGCCACCCCCTTTTGTCAATTAAAATACGTGCCACGCGGAGCAAAGATGAAAAAAGGGGATGATATTGTTACTTCAGATATTGGCGGGCTTTTTCCGCCTTCCCTTCCGGTTGCCACCATTATAGAAAACGAACTAGAAGAAGGTGCTGTTTTCAGGTCTGTAAAGGTATTGCCGAAAGTAAATATTTCGGAAATTGAGAGTGTATTAGTTATCATCAATGAGTATAGTGAAAAAAATAAATAAACCGTTAAATCTTTTAATTTTCAATAGTTGTGCTTTGGATACGTATGATACTTTTGGGAGAACTCCAATAGGGCAAGTATGAGGTGGCTTGTATTTCTTTGCACCCTTTTATGTATTTCTGTTTTTCAATCAACGGTGATACAATATATTATTATCGGTTCAGCCATGCCCGATTTATATTTTTCAGTAGTGGTATTTTATTCCTTTATAGCAGACATGAAACGAAGCACCTTTATCAACTGGATTACAGGTCTGTCAAAAGATTTGTTTTCCGTGGGGGATCTTGGTATAAACTCTGTATTTTTTGTTGCTATTGGCCTGCTGATATGGTCTGTAAAGGGTGTTTTATTCAGAGGTCATGTTATTACACAAGTGCTTGTTGCCTTTGTTTTTTCGATTATGTATAATACCCTTTATGTAGCATACATTATCGTCTCTTTTCACTCGTTGTATTTTTTGACAGCAGCATGGAACATTCTTATTTGTTCGTTATATACCGCTACGATTGTTCCTGTTTTATTCTGGATATTCAGTAGATTTCAATCTACCCTGAGTTTTTCGCCTCTTGGGGATAAATAGACCATGTATCCCTTGCGGTTCAGAATCATAATACTTGTTTTTATCCTGCTTTTTTTCGGTATTATAGTACGATTGTTTCAGCTCCAGGTTATAGAAAGTGAGATATACCAGGGTATTTCTCACCGTCGCCGGATAGCTACCACCCTTCTGGAAACGACACGCGGGTCTATTTTTGATAGAAACGGGAAGGTTTTGGCTGTTGACCAACCAACCTTTGATGTATCGGTTCTCTTCAAAAACCTGTTGCATTGTTACCTCAACCGCACGGAACAGCCCTATCCTTTTACCAGTTTAAAAATACACGAAGACGAGAAGAAACAGTGCAGAGAATGCCGTGAGAATCAGGACGTATGGCTGGAAAGATTATCACAGTTATTAGGGATTCCCCAGGCAGAGCTACTGAACAACACAAGACAAATTATTGAAAAAGTAGAAAGACTGAAACAAAGTGTAGAGCGAAGGGCCGGCAAGAAAGTGAGGATCAAGGAAGAAATTGATTATCACCCTGTCGTTGCTGACATCCCATGGGAAAAGGTTATACAGATAGAAACCAGACAGGCTGATTTTCCAGGCATACGAATTGTTCCCAGATTGAAAAGGGTTTATCCTGAACAAAAGCTTGCTTCACACATCCTGGGATACATAGGTAAACTAACCATGGAAGAGTGGCGGGAGTATCGTGAGGCATGGAATAATTATGTGCTGGCTTCCACGGGCGCAGAAACCTTGTCTCTGCTTTATGATGGCTATATGGAAAACGATAATTTGGGAAGGGATGGCATTGAGGCGCAGTATGAGGAAGAATTGCGGGGAATGCGTGGGAAAAGATTTGAAGAGATTACCTATAAAAGCAGTCAGATGGAAAGGGTAATTGTAGAAAGGCCTTCAATCTCGGGAAATGATGTTTATCTGACTCTTGACAGCAGAATTCAGGCGTATGCAGAAAAATCACTGGGTACTCATGCAGGATCCGTTATTGTTGTGGATCCCAGGACAGGCGAGATACTTGCAATGGCCAATAATCCCCGGTTTAATCCCAATACCATCAGTGAGGATTTTAACAGACTTATCAATAATCCCTCAAAACCTTTTTTAAACAGGGCAATACAAGGTGCCTTACCGCCGGGGTCCATTTTTAAAGCAATTACGGCAATTGCCCCCTTGAGTTCGGGCGTCTTAAATACCCAGACTGCATTTGAATGCCACGGCTATGTCAGGCACAGAAATGTCACCTTAAGGTGCGCGTCGAGAAACGGGCACGGTTTGATTTCTCTGGAGGATGCCATAACCTATTCGTGTAATGTATTCTTTTATGAGGTCGCAAAGGCATTTGGGAGAGATATTTTTTACGATTATGCCAGGTTATTTGGAATTGGTGAAAGGACGGGTATTGATCTTCCTCATGAAAGAAGCGGAAATATGCCCCAGGTGACTGCGACAATACCTGCAATGAATATTGCTATAGGGCAAGGGCGTCTGCTTACAACACCGCTTCAAATGGTCCGGGTTTATGCCGCAATAGCAAATGGAGGTACACTGGTTCAACCCCATGTTTTATCAAAGGTTATCAATAGCCAGGGGGAGGTTATCCGGAGGTTTGAGGCAACCTATAATCAAAAATTACCCATACACCCATCAATTCTGAATAGCATACAAGCATCTCTGCGGGATGTAGTTACCCGCGGTACGGCGAGAGGTAAAGGGCTTCATCTCTATAAGGCCGCAGGTAAAACAGGCACAGCCGAGACCGGGCGTAAAGGGGATTATCATTCCTGGTTTGTCGGCTATGCCCCCTATGATAACCCCCGGTATTGTTTTATTGTCCTTGTGGAACACACACCCAAAAGCTCAGCGGAAATTGCCTGCCCTATTGCAGCAGAACTTTTATCATATTTATTTCCAGAGGCTCATCGGGCATCGTAGGCTTGGTTATGAAGCAAAACCTGTCCAACAATATACATTTTAAAAGATTTGACTGGTTACTATTCCTTCTGCTTTCCTTCATTCTGACGATTGGGGTGTTTTTTGTATGGAGTGCATCATCCGAAATATTTTTATTCAAACAAATAGTCTGGATTGTCACAGGGCTTACTCTTTTTTTTACCCTCCTGTATTTTGACTATCTCTCATTTGCAGATTATGCATATATTATCTATGCCTTTGTCCTCTTTCTTCTTCTCCTTTTGTTAGTTCTCGGTGATTCCGTGAAAGGTTCACAGCGATGGTTCTCTATTGGTGCTTTTTCAGTACAACCATCCGAGTTTATGAAAATTGCCGTTGTTCTTGCACTTGCAAGATTTCTCAAATACAAGAAGTATGCCCTTGGACTGTTTGATATAGGGATTTCTCTTCTTTTGACAGGTATACCCATGTTACTCATCATGAAACAGCCTGATCTGGGTACGGCGCTCATTATGGTTCCTATCCTGCTGTCCATCCTGTATACTGCGGGTATCAGGCTTTCACATTTGTTCCTGCTGGTTGGTACTGGAATGGCCATTTCACCGTTCGTGTGGATGTTTGTTTTGAAGTCATACCAGAAATCAAGAATTGTTGGATTTCTTTGGCCGGAAAGGACTGCTGATTGGGGTGCTGGTTATCACAGGCTTCAGTCCCTTATTGCAGTAGGTTCCGGAGGTCTTTTTGGGACCGGATGGGGAAATGGCATTCAGAATCAAATGAAATTTCTGCCAGAACGCCATACGGATTTTATTTTTGCTGTCATTGCCGAGGAATGGGGATTTTTACGGGCATGCCTTTTCTTACTTCTCTATGTTGCCTTTATTGCATGCGGTATTGGTGTTGCCAAAGATACTCGGGATTCCTTTGGAAGGCTTGTGGTTGTTGGCATTGTTACGATGTTTGCAACCCAGGTAATTGTGAATATAGGTATGACTTTAGGCGTTGCCCCAATTGTAGGTGTTACACTGCCTTTTGTAAGTTACGGTGGTTCTTCCATGATCACTTCCTTTGTTGCCCTTTCTCTTATCTTTAATATCAAAATGCGTCCGATGATTGACCTTGCATCCCGTCGGTTTTCTGAGGCAAAATCATAAATAGGGTTTATTTCCAAAAAGAAACAGTACTTGCTTAATATCTGATCTCTTATTATTATTGTTTTATGAATGCATTAAAAACCTTTGTAACAAAAAACATATTGCCTCTGGTAGAAATGCCGGGGCAGTATATCGGGGGGGAATGGAATTCTATTGTTAAAGATCACGTCCGCGCTGAGGTAAAGATTGCTCTGGCATTTCCCGACACATATAGTATTGGTATGTCTCATTTGGGTATTCAAATTCTTTATGGGCTTCTTAATGAGCGGGAGGATACGGTTTGTGAGAGGGTTTTTACACCCCTCTGTGATATGGAATTATTGATGAGGAAGCATAAAATTCCTCTTTTTTCTCTCGAAACCTATACACCTTTAAAAGACTTTGATAGTATCGGCTTTTCACTCCAATATGAGCTTTCCTATACGAATGTTCTAAATATGTTGGATCTTTCAGGAATTCCTGTTTTAGCATCGGAACGCAGTGAAACGGACCCTCTTATTATTGCAGGAGGCCCGTCTGCTATCTCACCGGAGCCACTGGCAGATTTTATTGATGTTTTTTTTCTGGGAGACGGAGAAGAGTGTTTACCTCAATTTGTCGAATTATGGAAAAAGATAAAATACCAAAAACTCACCCGTAAGGAAAATCTGATTACTATAGCCCGGACACTAAAGAATGCTTATGTCCCTGCCCTGTATGACATTACTTACAATCCCGATGATACTGTAAGAGAAGCACGTCCGGCGGTAGCCGGTTTACCTGCAGTGATACGTTCTGCTTCAGTCAGGGATCTGAACAAAGCATATTATCCGGTAAAGCCAATTGTTCCGTATGTGAAAACGATTCACGACCGTATCTCCATCGAAGTTATGCGGGGATGTACCCAGGGTTGCCGCTTTTGCCAGGCAGGCATGAGTAAACGTCCCACCCGTCCCCGTACCATTGAAAATATCTTAAAACTAGCGGAACTTTCCTATGCCAGTACAGGTTATAATGAGATATCTCTGGCATCCCTCTCTATCAGTGATTATCCATTCTTAATACCTTTGATTGACCAGATGAACCGCATCTTCAGCCCTAAGTATGTAAACATCTCTTTCCCGTCTCTGCGGGTAAATGAACAGCTTGTCCTTTTACCTTCCATGCTTAATACTGTCCGCAAGTCAGGGCTTACCCTTGCACCTGAGGCTGCTACAGAAAGCCTGCGGAAGATTGTTAATAAAAACATTACTGATGAAGCCCTTTTTAAGGGTGTTGGCGAAGCGTTTAAACAGGGCTGGAACCTGGTGAAGTTATATTTTATGGTTGGGCTTCCTACAGAAACGGATGAAGATATTGATGCCATTGCAAAGCTTGCGTATACTGTCTCAGATTTAAGAAAAGATATACGTGGGTCCTTTGGGCAGGTTAACATCAGTATTGCACCTTTTGTACCAAAGGCACATACCCCTTTCCAATGGCATCCCATGGTTACCCTGGAGCGAATACGAGAGATTAGAAACAGATTGTTTCTTAGAATTCAGAGAAAATGTATCCGCATTAAATTTCACAATGCGGAACGCAGTATCCTGGAAGGGA is part of the Candidatus Jettenia sp. AMX2 genome and harbors:
- a CDS encoding molybdopterin molybdotransferase MoeA, producing the protein MISVDSAIKIVADIAEPLAPKVIFFENALGLCLACDVRSDIDMPPFNRSAMDGYAVIAEDTFAVPVELTVIEDIAAGYLPSKKISSGQAAKIMTGAAVPEGADAVVKFEETEDVSVNNRVKILKPVRKGLNISEKGEDIQIGQTVLHKGMLIRPQEIGILATVGKAYVEVFPAPSVGVASTGSELVGVESKPSVAQIRNSNGFSLTAQARCMKADVELLGIARDTKEEIAGIIRRGLQKDILILSGGVSMGEYDLVGEVMKDLGTEVYFEKVALRPGKPVIFGRKDKTLIFALPGNPVASFVTFELFIYPAIRKMMGFTTLQRSVIKAVLETEIIVKRKRREYRPAFLRMEDNTWFVSPVEWHGSADLLATTRANCLLIVKEDAEKLAEGQFVDVVVLDS
- the lnt gene encoding apolipoprotein N-acyltransferase codes for the protein MHKINILKICTLSFLTFLLFYLSFPPADLGYLAWIAFVPWFILIVTEKKFVYLNALLIGLVFFFVHLSWLRHVTYAAWFLLSLYCSVYFLLFMLCVRPVIFKLKWPLSLAAPCTWVALEFIRSFFLSGFPWFFVGHTQYRFLPVIQISDITGVYGISFIIIMVNASLADFILRFADYSGKAASGLVQMSLDASMKKSRFWWLRHIQKEWFFADRYAPCLFPGRPSLFFSMAGIFPVLLLAAMLFYGHSWLRGYIPEEGPLLGMVQGNIPQDIKHHPSEEYQLGVLKKHYDLSMSARGEPLDLLVWPETMVPGILNIGDEFTAKKIDILSQLTAVQLASDLNTNLVLGAIAIELDGEESIYLNSAFYYDRKGQLIDRYDKIHLVPFGEFTPLKEYFPFLTGIVPYEVGLTHGKKRILFHLDTLKEERFTFGVSICYEDTVPPLIRKFRKDGADFMLNITNDGWFRDSAELDQHLAIMVFRAVENRFCMVRAANTGISSFVSPDGAIYAKLTDPDGKYREISGVLIDRIRFMKKYHTFYTNYGDCFSLLCMAALGGMLCTVFLKRLYP
- a CDS encoding rod shape-determining protein, yielding MHPLDFILGFVSTDMGIDLGTANTLVCIPGHGIVLSEPSVVAVKPGTNVVLLNGNAVGSVAKSMLEKAPSSIAVIRPLKNGVIADFDITEALLKYFIKKVHKRRWGVRPRILIAIPSGITAVEKRAVVNSAERAGAREVYLISEPKAAAIGVGLPVAEPVASMIVDIGGGTTEVAVISLGDIFTHESVRVAGDEFDETIVQYVRKTYNLEIGHRTAEQIKIHIGSAYPLDEELTMEVRGRDTIAGLPRATTVTSEEIREALKDPIGKIVLAVKSTLERTAPELASDLITNGLVLVGGGALIRGLDKLLSEDTGLPVQIGNDPLTAVARGTGYLLEHLDLYKSVLQDEDIHT
- the mreC gene encoding rod shape-determining protein MreC, which codes for MKISTPNLSRFIKTPLTAILIFLATSLLMLFLPPRISNRIKMTCVVPIRPLQSAAVIGSNTAANFLHKVLSAWYDEQKKERLEEKVSEMKNKIIEQQDIIYKLQNKLNALSKFQAKVSNAVLVPADIIGYDSSNFRKSITINAGSRHGVRVNNSVVSNNALIGRIAVVNAGNSIVLLITDPASRIPGRVLQTREQVIVEGNATPFCQLKYVPRGAKMKKGDDIVTSDIGGLFPPSLPVATIIENELEEGAVFRSVKVLPKVNISEIESVLVIINEYSEKNK
- the mreD gene encoding rod shape-determining protein MreD — its product is MRWLVFLCTLLCISVFQSTVIQYIIIGSAMPDLYFSVVVFYSFIADMKRSTFINWITGLSKDLFSVGDLGINSVFFVAIGLLIWSVKGVLFRGHVITQVLVAFVFSIMYNTLYVAYIIVSFHSLYFLTAAWNILICSLYTATIVPVLFWIFSRFQSTLSFSPLGDK
- the mrdA gene encoding penicillin-binding protein 2; this encodes MYPLRFRIIILVFILLFFGIIVRLFQLQVIESEIYQGISHRRRIATTLLETTRGSIFDRNGKVLAVDQPTFDVSVLFKNLLHCYLNRTEQPYPFTSLKIHEDEKKQCRECRENQDVWLERLSQLLGIPQAELLNNTRQIIEKVERLKQSVERRAGKKVRIKEEIDYHPVVADIPWEKVIQIETRQADFPGIRIVPRLKRVYPEQKLASHILGYIGKLTMEEWREYREAWNNYVLASTGAETLSLLYDGYMENDNLGRDGIEAQYEEELRGMRGKRFEEITYKSSQMERVIVERPSISGNDVYLTLDSRIQAYAEKSLGTHAGSVIVVDPRTGEILAMANNPRFNPNTISEDFNRLINNPSKPFLNRAIQGALPPGSIFKAITAIAPLSSGVLNTQTAFECHGYVRHRNVTLRCASRNGHGLISLEDAITYSCNVFFYEVAKAFGRDIFYDYARLFGIGERTGIDLPHERSGNMPQVTATIPAMNIAIGQGRLLTTPLQMVRVYAAIANGGTLVQPHVLSKVINSQGEVIRRFEATYNQKLPIHPSILNSIQASLRDVVTRGTARGKGLHLYKAAGKTGTAETGRKGDYHSWFVGYAPYDNPRYCFIVLVEHTPKSSAEIACPIAAELLSYLFPEAHRAS
- the rodA gene encoding rod shape-determining protein RodA, translated to MKQNLSNNIHFKRFDWLLFLLLSFILTIGVFFVWSASSEIFLFKQIVWIVTGLTLFFTLLYFDYLSFADYAYIIYAFVLFLLLLLLVLGDSVKGSQRWFSIGAFSVQPSEFMKIAVVLALARFLKYKKYALGLFDIGISLLLTGIPMLLIMKQPDLGTALIMVPILLSILYTAGIRLSHLFLLVGTGMAISPFVWMFVLKSYQKSRIVGFLWPERTADWGAGYHRLQSLIAVGSGGLFGTGWGNGIQNQMKFLPERHTDFIFAVIAEEWGFLRACLFLLLYVAFIACGIGVAKDTRDSFGRLVVVGIVTMFATQVIVNIGMTLGVAPIVGVTLPFVSYGGSSMITSFVALSLIFNIKMRPMIDLASRRFSEAKS
- a CDS encoding TIGR03960 family B12-binding radical SAM protein, coding for MNALKTFVTKNILPLVEMPGQYIGGEWNSIVKDHVRAEVKIALAFPDTYSIGMSHLGIQILYGLLNEREDTVCERVFTPLCDMELLMRKHKIPLFSLETYTPLKDFDSIGFSLQYELSYTNVLNMLDLSGIPVLASERSETDPLIIAGGPSAISPEPLADFIDVFFLGDGEECLPQFVELWKKIKYQKLTRKENLITIARTLKNAYVPALYDITYNPDDTVREARPAVAGLPAVIRSASVRDLNKAYYPVKPIVPYVKTIHDRISIEVMRGCTQGCRFCQAGMSKRPTRPRTIENILKLAELSYASTGYNEISLASLSISDYPFLIPLIDQMNRIFSPKYVNISFPSLRVNEQLVLLPSMLNTVRKSGLTLAPEAATESLRKIVNKNITDEALFKGVGEAFKQGWNLVKLYFMVGLPTETDEDIDAIAKLAYTVSDLRKDIRGSFGQVNISIAPFVPKAHTPFQWHPMVTLERIREIRNRLFLRIQRKCIRIKFHNAERSILEGIFARGDRRLGRVIYKAWQDGCKFDAWEEHFKFQTWMDAFRKTGVDWSFYVHRNRDADEIFPWDHLNCGVVKSFLAEENQRSLNNEETMDCRTADCPECGSCARSRNFCAV